One window of Candidatus Margulisiibacteriota bacterium genomic DNA carries:
- a CDS encoding Rrf2 family transcriptional regulator, giving the protein MKITFKGDYALKAVLDLSAGYGAPRRIEEIARRQDIPVKFLEQILLSLKKGGFVRSRRGPSGGYELARSPEKITLGQVIRYVEGPVEPISCVLKKGGTRCNFADRCVLHDVFDEIGVYLAKKVDSLNFAELRDRQKRKEIQRKKILDYSI; this is encoded by the coding sequence ATGAAGATCACTTTTAAAGGAGATTACGCGCTTAAGGCGGTGCTTGATTTAAGTGCTGGTTATGGAGCGCCGCGGCGGATCGAAGAGATCGCCAGGCGGCAGGATATCCCGGTAAAGTTTCTGGAGCAGATCCTCCTTTCATTAAAGAAGGGGGGCTTTGTTCGGAGCCGGCGCGGACCAAGTGGCGGCTATGAGCTGGCCCGCTCCCCGGAAAAGATCACCCTTGGCCAGGTCATTCGTTACGTCGAAGGGCCGGTCGAACCGATTAGCTGCGTTTTGAAAAAAGGAGGGACCCGCTGCAACTTTGCTGACCGATGTGTCCTGCACGACGTTTTTGACGAGATCGGGGTTTATCTGGCCAAGAAAGTCGATTCCCTGAACTTTGCCGAATTGCGCGACAGGCAGAAGAGAAAAGAGATCCAACGAAAGAAAATTTTGGATTATTCAATATAA
- the cysK gene encoding cysteine synthase A encodes MAKIAENMIELIGHTPLLKLNRFAAGLPGKIIAKLEYFNPAGSVKDRIGAAMIEAGEKAGKIKKDTIIIEPTSGNTGIALAWVCAAKGYKLVLTMPETMSVERRSLLKFLGAEIVLTDGAKGMKGAIDKADELAKETRNSFVPQQFSNPANPEIHRRTTAEEIWSDSGGKVDIFIAGVGTGGTITGVGEVLKKKNKKIKVAAVEPADSPVLSGGAPGPHKIQGIGAGFIPEVLDRSVIDEVIKVTNDEAFEASRTAARTDGILVGISSGAALHAAKVMAARPENKGENIIVLLPDTAERYLSTGLFER; translated from the coding sequence ATGGCTAAAATAGCTGAAAACATGATCGAATTAATCGGCCACACACCGCTTTTAAAATTAAATCGGTTTGCTGCTGGTCTGCCGGGAAAAATTATCGCCAAACTGGAATATTTTAATCCGGCCGGTTCGGTCAAGGACCGGATCGGCGCGGCGATGATCGAAGCGGGGGAAAAAGCGGGGAAGATCAAGAAAGATACGATAATAATTGAGCCGACTTCCGGAAATACCGGGATCGCCCTTGCCTGGGTCTGCGCTGCCAAAGGATACAAATTGGTTCTAACGATGCCGGAGACGATGAGCGTGGAGCGGCGGAGCCTTTTGAAATTCCTGGGAGCCGAGATCGTCTTGACCGACGGGGCCAAAGGGATGAAAGGGGCGATCGATAAAGCGGACGAGCTGGCCAAAGAGACAAGAAATTCTTTTGTTCCCCAGCAGTTCTCCAATCCGGCCAATCCGGAGATCCACCGCCGGACGACCGCTGAAGAGATTTGGAGCGACAGCGGAGGGAAAGTCGATATTTTTATTGCCGGGGTTGGGACAGGCGGGACGATTACCGGAGTTGGGGAAGTTTTGAAAAAGAAGAATAAAAAGATCAAAGTGGCCGCGGTAGAGCCGGCCGACTCGCCGGTCCTCTCGGGGGGGGCTCCCGGTCCGCACAAGATCCAGGGGATCGGAGCCGGTTTCATTCCGGAGGTCCTCGATCGATCGGTGATCGATGAAGTGATCAAGGTGACCAATGATGAAGCCTTCGAAGCTTCCAGGACGGCCGCCCGGACCGATGGTATACTTGTGGGGATCTCGAGCGGAGCGGCCCTCCACGCGGCGAAAGTAATGGCCGCCAGGCCAGAGAATAAAGGGGAAAATATAATCGTTCTTCTGCCCGATACGGCGGAAAGATATCTTAGCACCGGACTGTTCGAAAGATAA